The genomic interval AGCCCGCTGCAATTTACGGTTGCATCTGAGATGATTGAAGATGGGCATTTCACTTTTACAAAAGAGCAGTTCATGGAATATTGCAAGGAAAATTTGCCAGCTACATATTTTCCGGATGTGAAGCAGGAGATAGAAGAGGGTGTAATGGGCTATGGAGTTGTGTGCACGGCTGACGAGGTACAGAAGGCGGCAATCTTTAGCTTTAAAGAGAATGAAAAATCTGAGGTGATCGTCGTTTCTGCAATTTCCGATGATCTTGCAATTGCATATTTATATGGAACAGAACTGGCCGAGATAATAGACGCTTCTGTGGAAACGCAGTATGGGGAAATCGCTTTGGGATTGCTGCTTTCTGATAGCTACCGAACAGAAAATTTATTATTTCAATATAGCAAGCTAGGAGACTACTATACTGTCTCAATTTCTCCCGTAAGATAAGAAAGTGTGCTTCGTTCGCAAATTACGGCATATCTGCAACAAAAAGCCGCCATAATAAAAACAAGGCGCTGCCAAAGCAGTGGATGAGCGAATATTTTTTATCAGGGGTGAATCGAACTTCGCTCTGCTAAAAATAAAAAGCACCATGCACTGCATGGCGCTTTTCTTTTTGGATCGGTTTGCTAAAAATGAACTATTTTTATCTTTCAACTGCGCTATAAGGCACGCAACCGCAAAAAAGTGGTAGGCAAGCGTAGAGCAAAAAAACCGAGCGAGGGACGAGCGAATGTTTTTTGCGCGGGAGCGCAGCCGAGCTTTTTTGCGGAGTGAGGAGCGATGACGGGGCGATTAAAAATCCCGTCCGGTTTATCCGAACGGGATTATGATCGCGAAGTCCATCGCGACGTGGCGGAGAAGGCGGGATTCGCTCCGGCGGCAAAGCCGCCTATCACGCCGGGGCAGCCTCGCTTGATCCGCCACAGGCGGCGCGAAGCTGCCCGTTCGAATCCGCGGTGGATATCCCATAAAAAGAAAAAAGCACCATGCACTGCATGGCACTTTTCTTTTTGGCGGAGAAGGCGGGATTCGAACCCGCGTGCCGCTCATCACGGCAACACGATTTCCAGTCGTGCTCGTTATGACCACTTCGATACTTCTCCAGCATGTTTGCTCAAATGCAGGAAAGGGAGCATTTTTGCAAACAAAAGTCATTACTTCCATATTATAAGGATTTCCCCTGCCCATGTCAACACAATTCTTCCCATAATTGCGCAAAGAATGCGCGCAGAGCAGGAGCCGCCGCCCAGCACGGCGCAAAAAGGCCGAAAGCGTAGAATGCCTCGGTCCTTTTGCGTGAAAACCTGCTAGGATATTTTCTCGAACTTGCTCTTGGGAACTTTGCAGATGGGGCAGACGTAGTCCTCCGGGAGATCCTCAAACGCGGTTTCGCCCTCATACACATATCCGCAGACGCTGCACCGGTAGCCGCTCTTCTTTTCCTGGGGCTTTTTTTGCTCCTGGCCGCGGTAGGTGGGCGCGTTTTTGGGGCTCTTGCCCTTGATGACATCGTGATAATATGCATACGTCATGGGCGGGGCATCCGACTGCAGGGCGCCATCCACGACATCTGCCAAAAAGATGGTGTGCGTGCCCGCGTCCAGCGTCTGGCGCACCTGGCAGATGAGATATCCGCAGGCGCCCTTTAAAACGGGCAGGCC from Christensenellaceae bacterium 44-20 carries:
- a CDS encoding flavin reductase, yielding MDPRILWKLSYGVYAVCGQKDGVKFGCIANSAMQVTAEPASIAVSINHDNFTHGCLAATGRFALCILPESYPPLAIGKLGFYSGRDTDKFAGLEYETADGLPVLKGACGYLICQVRQTLDAGTHTIFLADVVDGALQSDAPPMTYAYYHDVIKGKSPKNAPTYRGQEQKKPQEKKSGYRCSVCGYVYEGETAFEDLPEDYVCPICKVPKSKFEKIS